One Scomber japonicus isolate fScoJap1 chromosome 1, fScoJap1.pri, whole genome shotgun sequence DNA window includes the following coding sequences:
- the si:ch211-107o10.3 gene encoding retinol dehydrogenase 13 isoform X1 produces MQNYAEAIRDFVETHSTGLTVAFLAGAGVLVLRRWLAGGECRSKVRLDGKTVLITGANTGIGKETALDMAHRGARVILACRDMTRARLAADEIRQKSGNGNVVVKKLDLASLQSVRDLAKDVQENEKRLDILINNAGIMMCPKWKTDDGFEMQFGVNHLGHFLLTNCLLDLLKKSAPSRIVIVSSLAHEKGHIQFDDINLDKDYNREKSYRQSKLANVLFCRELAERLQGTGVTVYSLHPGVIRTELGRHFFPTLALWKRMILMPFMMLIKSPWEGAQTTIYCAVDESLANVSGLYYSDCAPKTAAPQAQDDDAAKKLWDLSASMVGLA; encoded by the exons ATGCAAAACTACGCAGAAGCTATAAGGGACTTTGTAGAGACGCACTCCACCGGCCTCACAGTTGCCTTTCTTGCAG GGGCAGGCGTGCTGGTCTTGCGTAGATGGCTTGCTGGGGGAGAGTGTCGGAGCAAGGTCAGGCTGGATGGGAAAACAGTCCTGATTACTGGAGCCAACACAGGCATTGGGAAGGAGACGGCCCTGGATATGGCCCATCgag GGGCCAGAGTGATCCTAGCCTGCAGGGACATGACTAGAGCCCGCTTGGCAGCTGATGAGATCCGGCAGAAGAGTGGGAATGGCAACGTGGTGGTAAAGAAACTGGACCTTGCCTCGCTGCAGTCTGTCAGGGATCTGGCCAAAGATGTCCAGGAGAATGAGAAACGCTTGGACATCCTTATCAACAATGCAG GTATCATGATGTGTCCCAAGTGGAAGACTGATGATGGGTTTGAAATGCAGTTTGGTGTCAACCACCTAGGACATTTTCTCCTCACCAACTGTCTTCTTGACCTGCTGAAGAAGTCAGCTCCAAGTCGCATTGTCATCGTCTCAAGCTTGGCACACGAGAAAG GTCACATACAGTTTGACGACATCAACCTCGATAAAGACTATAATCGTGAGAAGAGCTACCGCCAAAGCAAGCTGGCGAACGTGCTCTTCTGCCGAGAACTGGCTGAAAGACTGCAAG GCACTGGTGTAACAGTGTACAGCCTACACCCTGGAGTTATCCGCACCGAGTTAGGCCGCCACTTTTTCCCTACTTTAGCCCTGTGGAAGAGAATGATACTCATGCCCTTCATGATGCTGATCAAAAGTCCCTGGGAAGGAGCTCAGACCACCATCTACTGCGCTGTGGATGAGAGCCTTGCAAATGTCAGCGGCCTCTACTACAG TGACTGCGCCCCCAAAACGGCCGCACCGCAGGCCCAGGATGATGATGCAGCCAAGAAGCTGTGGGACCTCAGTGCCTCCATGGTTGGTCTGGCCTAA
- the si:ch211-107o10.3 gene encoding retinol dehydrogenase 13 isoform X2, which translates to MQNYAEAIRDFVETHSTGLTVAFLAGVLVLRRWLAGGECRSKVRLDGKTVLITGANTGIGKETALDMAHRGARVILACRDMTRARLAADEIRQKSGNGNVVVKKLDLASLQSVRDLAKDVQENEKRLDILINNAGIMMCPKWKTDDGFEMQFGVNHLGHFLLTNCLLDLLKKSAPSRIVIVSSLAHEKGHIQFDDINLDKDYNREKSYRQSKLANVLFCRELAERLQGTGVTVYSLHPGVIRTELGRHFFPTLALWKRMILMPFMMLIKSPWEGAQTTIYCAVDESLANVSGLYYSDCAPKTAAPQAQDDDAAKKLWDLSASMVGLA; encoded by the exons ATGCAAAACTACGCAGAAGCTATAAGGGACTTTGTAGAGACGCACTCCACCGGCCTCACAGTTGCCTTTCTTGCAG GCGTGCTGGTCTTGCGTAGATGGCTTGCTGGGGGAGAGTGTCGGAGCAAGGTCAGGCTGGATGGGAAAACAGTCCTGATTACTGGAGCCAACACAGGCATTGGGAAGGAGACGGCCCTGGATATGGCCCATCgag GGGCCAGAGTGATCCTAGCCTGCAGGGACATGACTAGAGCCCGCTTGGCAGCTGATGAGATCCGGCAGAAGAGTGGGAATGGCAACGTGGTGGTAAAGAAACTGGACCTTGCCTCGCTGCAGTCTGTCAGGGATCTGGCCAAAGATGTCCAGGAGAATGAGAAACGCTTGGACATCCTTATCAACAATGCAG GTATCATGATGTGTCCCAAGTGGAAGACTGATGATGGGTTTGAAATGCAGTTTGGTGTCAACCACCTAGGACATTTTCTCCTCACCAACTGTCTTCTTGACCTGCTGAAGAAGTCAGCTCCAAGTCGCATTGTCATCGTCTCAAGCTTGGCACACGAGAAAG GTCACATACAGTTTGACGACATCAACCTCGATAAAGACTATAATCGTGAGAAGAGCTACCGCCAAAGCAAGCTGGCGAACGTGCTCTTCTGCCGAGAACTGGCTGAAAGACTGCAAG GCACTGGTGTAACAGTGTACAGCCTACACCCTGGAGTTATCCGCACCGAGTTAGGCCGCCACTTTTTCCCTACTTTAGCCCTGTGGAAGAGAATGATACTCATGCCCTTCATGATGCTGATCAAAAGTCCCTGGGAAGGAGCTCAGACCACCATCTACTGCGCTGTGGATGAGAGCCTTGCAAATGTCAGCGGCCTCTACTACAG TGACTGCGCCCCCAAAACGGCCGCACCGCAGGCCCAGGATGATGATGCAGCCAAGAAGCTGTGGGACCTCAGTGCCTCCATGGTTGGTCTGGCCTAA
- the si:ch211-107o10.3 gene encoding retinol dehydrogenase 13 isoform X3 — translation MAHRGARVILACRDMTRARLAADEIRQKSGNGNVVVKKLDLASLQSVRDLAKDVQENEKRLDILINNAGIMMCPKWKTDDGFEMQFGVNHLGHFLLTNCLLDLLKKSAPSRIVIVSSLAHEKGHIQFDDINLDKDYNREKSYRQSKLANVLFCRELAERLQGTGVTVYSLHPGVIRTELGRHFFPTLALWKRMILMPFMMLIKSPWEGAQTTIYCAVDESLANVSGLYYSDCAPKTAAPQAQDDDAAKKLWDLSASMVGLA, via the exons ATGGCCCATCgag GGGCCAGAGTGATCCTAGCCTGCAGGGACATGACTAGAGCCCGCTTGGCAGCTGATGAGATCCGGCAGAAGAGTGGGAATGGCAACGTGGTGGTAAAGAAACTGGACCTTGCCTCGCTGCAGTCTGTCAGGGATCTGGCCAAAGATGTCCAGGAGAATGAGAAACGCTTGGACATCCTTATCAACAATGCAG GTATCATGATGTGTCCCAAGTGGAAGACTGATGATGGGTTTGAAATGCAGTTTGGTGTCAACCACCTAGGACATTTTCTCCTCACCAACTGTCTTCTTGACCTGCTGAAGAAGTCAGCTCCAAGTCGCATTGTCATCGTCTCAAGCTTGGCACACGAGAAAG GTCACATACAGTTTGACGACATCAACCTCGATAAAGACTATAATCGTGAGAAGAGCTACCGCCAAAGCAAGCTGGCGAACGTGCTCTTCTGCCGAGAACTGGCTGAAAGACTGCAAG GCACTGGTGTAACAGTGTACAGCCTACACCCTGGAGTTATCCGCACCGAGTTAGGCCGCCACTTTTTCCCTACTTTAGCCCTGTGGAAGAGAATGATACTCATGCCCTTCATGATGCTGATCAAAAGTCCCTGGGAAGGAGCTCAGACCACCATCTACTGCGCTGTGGATGAGAGCCTTGCAAATGTCAGCGGCCTCTACTACAG TGACTGCGCCCCCAAAACGGCCGCACCGCAGGCCCAGGATGATGATGCAGCCAAGAAGCTGTGGGACCTCAGTGCCTCCATGGTTGGTCTGGCCTAA